From a region of the Prevotella melaninogenica genome:
- a CDS encoding TlpA family protein disulfide reductase → MNKLFLSLCLLLVSFAASAQERLSKVILKDIEGKTVQTDTVSNNGKPLIIAFFATWCKPCNRELTSIDEVYDDWQQETGVRLVAVSIDQAQNVNKVKPMVDQNGWRYDVLLDANGEFRRSLGIQSVPYTVLLDGQGKIVYKHNGYTDGAEAELYKKVKEVAGK, encoded by the coding sequence ATGAATAAATTATTTTTATCCCTTTGTTTGTTGTTGGTAAGCTTTGCAGCGTCTGCACAAGAACGTCTATCCAAAGTGATTCTCAAGGACATAGAAGGGAAAACCGTACAAACCGACACTGTTTCTAATAATGGTAAGCCCCTTATTATCGCTTTCTTTGCTACTTGGTGTAAGCCTTGCAATCGTGAACTCACAAGTATTGATGAAGTTTACGACGATTGGCAGCAAGAGACGGGTGTTCGACTTGTTGCTGTGTCTATCGATCAGGCTCAGAATGTCAATAAGGTAAAGCCTATGGTCGACCAGAATGGCTGGCGTTACGACGTGTTGCTCGATGCTAATGGCGAGTTCCGTCGTTCGTTAGGAATCCAGTCTGTACCTTATACCGTATTGCTTGACGGACAGGGCAAGATTGTTTATAAGCACAACGGCTATACGGATGGCGCTGAAGCAGAGTTATATAAGAAGGTGAAAGAGGTAGCTGGCAAGTAA
- a CDS encoding DUF6029 family protein: protein MKRWMMIGLLIGMSGVSLYAQESDKLRLSGSIQSDMLLAQKDSTTGAEATDGRFLTNTYLDLKLSSRYVEAGARLEYLKHPLPGYESDFKGWGVPYTYLKGRYKNAELTLGSFYEQFGSGFILRSYEERSLGIDNSLQGARLNYRPWAGVAVKVLTGRQRRYWSYNKSWMTGADVEWNIDELFKSLQQHNTYLMLGASYLNKHERDEVVMVDPTHRLRLPLNVNAFDMRLRVQHRSFNILAEMAMKTQDPSHDNGYIYRNGYVAMLSGSYSKRGMSLLLQAKRSTNMGFRSRRGMEGISSFVNHLPPFTMEHTYTLAALYPYATRPDGEWAYQAAAAYTFQKGSLLGGKYGTTAKVNFSHVHSVRKNGAGDIGTDGYGSPFWAWGDATYYQDIDVQLEKRLAKDTKLNLMYMYQRYNQMLLEGHGGMLNSHIFVADVKQKLSPNTTLRVEAQYLASKDGDKDWLFGLGELSLAPHWMFTLSDLYNVGNTRVHYYQGYVTYSGGAHRLQLGYGRTRAGFNCSGGVCRYIPATKGLTLSYNYNF from the coding sequence ATGAAAAGATGGATGATGATAGGACTGCTCATAGGTATGAGTGGTGTATCTTTGTATGCACAGGAGTCCGATAAATTACGCCTTTCTGGAAGTATTCAGAGTGATATGCTGTTGGCTCAAAAGGACAGTACGACAGGTGCTGAGGCTACAGATGGTCGTTTCTTGACGAACACTTATCTCGACTTGAAGCTTTCAAGCCGTTATGTTGAGGCTGGAGCAAGACTGGAGTATTTGAAGCATCCGCTTCCAGGATACGAGAGTGACTTTAAGGGTTGGGGTGTTCCATACACTTATCTGAAAGGTCGTTACAAGAATGCGGAACTTACCTTGGGTAGCTTCTATGAGCAGTTTGGCTCTGGTTTTATTCTCCGTTCGTATGAAGAACGTAGCTTGGGAATTGATAATTCTCTGCAAGGTGCGCGACTGAACTATCGTCCTTGGGCTGGTGTTGCGGTGAAGGTGCTAACGGGGCGGCAGCGTAGATATTGGAGTTATAACAAAAGTTGGATGACTGGTGCTGATGTTGAATGGAATATTGATGAGTTGTTTAAGTCCCTCCAACAGCATAACACCTATCTTATGTTAGGTGCTTCCTATCTTAATAAACATGAGCGAGACGAGGTGGTTATGGTTGATCCAACCCATCGTTTGCGCCTTCCGCTTAATGTTAATGCTTTTGATATGCGTCTACGTGTGCAACATCGCTCGTTCAATATATTGGCAGAGATGGCAATGAAGACGCAAGATCCTTCCCATGATAATGGTTACATCTATCGTAATGGTTACGTTGCAATGCTTTCGGGTTCCTATTCAAAGCGTGGAATGAGTCTGCTTCTGCAGGCAAAGCGTAGTACGAATATGGGCTTTCGCAGCCGTAGAGGAATGGAGGGAATCTCTTCTTTTGTTAATCATCTACCCCCATTCACGATGGAACATACCTATACATTGGCTGCTCTCTATCCTTACGCGACACGCCCTGATGGTGAGTGGGCATATCAGGCAGCAGCAGCCTATACCTTTCAAAAAGGTTCTTTGTTAGGTGGTAAGTATGGAACGACAGCAAAGGTGAACTTCTCACATGTTCATTCCGTGCGTAAGAATGGTGCAGGTGACATCGGAACAGATGGTTATGGCAGTCCGTTCTGGGCATGGGGAGACGCAACCTATTATCAAGATATTGATGTACAGTTGGAAAAGCGACTCGCTAAAGATACGAAACTCAATCTGATGTATATGTATCAACGTTACAATCAGATGCTACTCGAAGGACATGGAGGAATGCTTAATTCGCACATCTTTGTAGCAGATGTCAAACAGAAGCTTTCGCCTAACACAACGTTGCGTGTAGAGGCACAGTATCTTGCATCGAAAGATGGTGATAAAGACTGGTTGTTTGGGCTGGGTGAACTGTCGCTTGCACCGCATTGGATGTTCACATTGAGCGACCTCTATAATGTTGGTAATACTCGGGTGCATTACTACCAAGGTTATGTAACCTATAGTGGTGGGGCTCATCGACTGCAATTAGGCTATGGTCGTACCCGTGCAGGCTTTAACTGTTCGGGTGGTGTATGTCGTTATATCCCTGCAACAAAGGGTTTGACGCTCTCTTATAATTATAACTTCTGA